A section of the Leptotrichia sp. HSP-342 genome encodes:
- a CDS encoding DUF3829 domain-containing protein, giving the protein MKLKKYAVIGIMALLVIVGCDNKGNDKNDKDKVKVTSVKRDISTEEIAKYNEYSKLSDVPNSEEWNTFFMEIKKEEFLNETGNIKNISEVPTFTENLDSSINLIGEYIKEITDIMQKSPKMEAIDKNAENLINSLVEEQKVLTEINDYFEKGDYKADKLAKVGELNDKYKVVLQNRQENHKIFANSLHEIAQIINQKIENQLQKDGKTAKLNILKFVNSVNEFGKTAFGKNNLNFDENEVKTLEEANNNVQNAYKAVSEITLENAKKENISESDFKKIKESSKTLSENMQKMVAGVKNQNIQDVVMSASNILSSKTDLENVFNVLMVQR; this is encoded by the coding sequence ATGAAATTGAAAAAATATGCAGTGATTGGAATAATGGCATTGCTAGTTATTGTAGGATGTGATAACAAGGGTAATGACAAAAATGATAAGGATAAAGTAAAAGTAACGAGTGTAAAAAGGGATATTTCAACAGAGGAAATTGCAAAATATAATGAATATTCAAAATTAAGCGATGTACCAAATTCTGAAGAATGGAATACATTTTTTATGGAGATAAAAAAAGAGGAATTTCTTAATGAAACTGGAAATATAAAAAATATTTCGGAAGTGCCGACATTTACTGAAAATTTGGATAGTTCAATTAACCTGATTGGTGAATATATAAAAGAAATTACTGATATAATGCAAAAAAGCCCAAAAATGGAAGCTATTGATAAAAATGCTGAAAATCTGATAAATTCATTGGTAGAGGAACAAAAGGTACTGACAGAAATTAACGATTATTTTGAAAAAGGTGATTATAAAGCTGATAAGCTGGCAAAAGTCGGAGAATTGAATGACAAGTATAAAGTTGTATTGCAAAATAGACAGGAAAATCACAAAATTTTTGCTAATTCATTACATGAAATTGCTCAAATAATCAATCAAAAAATAGAGAATCAATTACAAAAAGATGGTAAAACAGCAAAATTGAATATTTTAAAATTTGTAAATTCCGTAAATGAATTTGGAAAAACAGCATTTGGAAAAAATAATCTAAACTTTGATGAAAATGAAGTAAAAACATTAGAAGAAGCTAATAATAACGTTCAAAATGCATATAAAGCAGTATCTGAAATAACACTAGAAAATGCTAAAAAAGAAAATATAAGTGAGTCAGATTTCAAAAAAATAAAGGAAAGTTCAAAAACGCTATCAGAAAATATGCAAAAAATGGTAGCAGGCGTAAAAAATCAAAATATTCAGGATGTAGTAATGAGTGCAAGTAATATTTTGAGTTCAAAGACAGATTTAGAAAATGTGTTTAATGTTTTAATGGTACAAAGATAG
- a CDS encoding methionine ABC transporter ATP-binding protein, translated as MDGFIKIRNLVKEYKLNNGQELLAVNDVSLDIEQGDIYGIMGLSGAGKSTLIRLLNRLEEPTSGEILVRHEVIDKKKKKSLGYENKNILKFNTRLLREYRKKTGMIFQHFNLLNSKNVADNIAFPLQISGWKKRDIKKRVDELLEIVGLSDKKLNYPEQLSGGQKQRVAIARALANNPQLLLSDEATSALDPRTTNSILELLKDINKKFGITIILITHQMEVIKKICNKAAIMSDGQIIEKGETKEIFLNPKTELAKEFVQNISHEEFRTEEEIKSREENNGKLRLSLKYNEEQVNESYITKIIRKYDVEVNILGGFVDKVGDIIVGNLLIEISANEEKAKDIIEWLKENKIDSEVV; from the coding sequence ATGGACGGTTTTATTAAGATAAGGAATTTGGTAAAAGAATATAAACTTAATAATGGGCAAGAATTACTAGCTGTAAATGATGTAAGTCTTGACATTGAACAAGGGGATATATATGGAATTATGGGGCTTAGTGGAGCTGGTAAATCTACACTTATAAGACTTCTTAACAGGTTAGAAGAACCTACTTCTGGAGAAATTCTTGTAAGGCATGAAGTTATTGATAAAAAAAAGAAAAAAAGTCTTGGATATGAAAATAAGAATATTCTAAAATTTAATACAAGACTTTTGAGAGAATATAGAAAAAAAACTGGTATGATTTTTCAGCATTTCAATTTGCTAAATTCAAAAAATGTTGCTGATAACATAGCTTTTCCGTTGCAAATTTCAGGATGGAAAAAAAGAGATATTAAAAAAAGAGTGGATGAACTACTTGAAATTGTAGGACTTTCAGATAAAAAACTAAATTATCCCGAACAACTTTCAGGAGGACAGAAGCAACGTGTGGCGATAGCTAGGGCATTAGCAAACAATCCGCAATTACTGCTTTCAGATGAAGCAACATCAGCACTTGATCCAAGAACGACTAATTCTATTTTGGAACTGTTAAAGGATATAAATAAAAAATTTGGAATAACTATAATTTTGATTACTCATCAAATGGAAGTTATAAAGAAGATCTGTAATAAAGCTGCAATTATGTCAGATGGACAAATTATTGAAAAAGGTGAAACAAAAGAGATTTTCCTAAATCCAAAAACAGAACTTGCAAAAGAATTTGTACAAAATATTTCACACGAAGAATTTAGAACAGAAGAAGAGATAAAGAGCCGTGAAGAAAATAATGGAAAATTACGTCTAAGCCTTAAATATAACGAAGAACAGGTAAACGAGTCATATATTACAAAAATTATTCGTAAATATGATGTTGAAGTAAATATTCTAGGTGGATTTGTTGATAAAGTAGGCGATATTATCGTTGGAAATTTATTAATAGAAATTTCGGCAAATGAAGAGAAAGCAAAAGATATTATTGAATGGCTGAAAGAAAATAAAATAGATTCGGAGGTGGTATAA
- a CDS encoding methionine ABC transporter permease, with protein sequence MAEPLWETIYMVFISTIIALIIGLPIGILLVTSDEKGVKPNKTIHKILDMIIVNITRSIPFIILMVLLIPLSRILVNKSYGSVAFIVPLSLGSAPFVARIIEGALKEVDDGLIEASKSMGATVSEIIFKVMIPEALPALVHGLTLTLISLIGYSAMAGTIGGGGLGNAAVIDGYQRSKPEVMWQATIVIIVLVQIIQFVGNSIVKALMNKRKRT encoded by the coding sequence ATGGCTGAACCCCTTTGGGAAACAATTTATATGGTATTTATTTCGACAATTATAGCATTAATTATCGGACTGCCAATTGGAATTTTGCTTGTTACATCTGATGAAAAGGGTGTAAAGCCAAATAAAACAATTCATAAAATATTAGATATGATTATTGTAAATATTACAAGGTCAATACCATTTATAATTCTGATGGTTTTATTAATACCGCTTTCAAGAATACTTGTAAATAAATCTTATGGAAGTGTCGCATTTATTGTTCCTCTTTCGTTAGGATCTGCACCATTTGTAGCAAGGATTATAGAAGGAGCGTTAAAGGAAGTAGATGATGGGCTTATTGAAGCTTCAAAATCTATGGGAGCAACAGTTTCTGAAATTATTTTTAAAGTGATGATACCAGAAGCACTGCCTGCACTTGTTCATGGTTTGACGTTAACATTAATCAGCCTGATTGGGTATTCTGCGATGGCTGGGACAATCGGTGGTGGTGGACTTGGAAATGCTGCTGTAATTGACGGTTATCAAAGATCTAAGCCAGAAGTAATGTGGCAGGCTACAATTGTTATAATCGTACTTGTACAAATTATACAGTTTGTCGGTAACAGTATTGTAAAAGCTCTTATGAATAAGAGAAAAAGAACATAA
- a CDS encoding MetQ/NlpA family ABC transporter substrate-binding protein: MKKILLVLVTALFLIACGNSEKSSKDSGKIEKLKVAATPIPAGEILKFVKDDLKKEGIELEIVEFNDYVQPNKVLQSKEVDANLFQHTPYMENFGKKNGFEMTAVGKIYLPTLALYSKKIKNINELKNGDTILLPNDPTNLARSLILLDKAGIIKLNNNKNVDATLKDIVSNPKNIKFEELSAEQLPPRLPEVAASIVNSSFALNAGLSYKEDGLVKEDKDSPYANVLATLKGNENDPRIQKLLKALQSEKVKKYMEEKYKDVIVPVF; encoded by the coding sequence ATGAAAAAAATTTTGTTAGTTTTAGTAACAGCATTATTTTTAATAGCCTGTGGAAATTCAGAAAAATCTTCAAAAGATTCTGGAAAAATTGAAAAATTAAAAGTTGCTGCCACACCAATTCCTGCTGGAGAAATCTTGAAATTTGTAAAGGATGACTTAAAAAAGGAAGGAATAGAACTTGAAATAGTAGAGTTTAATGACTATGTTCAACCAAATAAAGTGCTACAGTCAAAAGAAGTAGATGCTAATTTATTCCAGCATACTCCATATATGGAAAATTTTGGAAAGAAAAATGGATTTGAGATGACAGCAGTTGGGAAAATATATTTACCTACACTTGCACTTTATTCAAAAAAAATAAAAAATATTAACGAATTAAAAAATGGCGATACAATATTGTTGCCAAATGATCCGACAAATTTGGCTCGTTCATTAATTCTGCTGGATAAAGCTGGAATTATAAAATTAAATAATAACAAGAATGTGGATGCAACATTAAAAGATATTGTAAGCAATCCAAAAAATATAAAATTTGAAGAGCTTTCAGCAGAACAGCTTCCGCCAAGATTACCTGAAGTTGCTGCTTCAATTGTAAATAGCAGTTTTGCATTAAATGCAGGATTGTCATATAAAGAAGACGGACTTGTAAAAGAAGATAAAGATTCACCTTATGCAAATGTCCTTGCAACATTGAAAGGGAACGAAAACGATCCTAGAATTCAGAAATTGTTAAAGGCACTACAAAGTGAAAAAGTAAAAAAATATATGGAAGAAAAATATAAAGATGTAATTGTTCCAGTATTTTAG
- a CDS encoding amino acid ABC transporter permease, whose amino-acid sequence MNQSLSIFVELLKTLPNVAILYVFTILFSVPLGILGALAYTGKNKTVKFFISVYTWIFRGTPLMLQLMVVYYGIPLMKIGRYKVVLEPYTAATITFIINYAAYLVEIMRSGIESIDKGQHEAAKVLGYSYWQKIIYIILPQAIRRVLPTLGNEAITLIKDTSLIYVLAVTEVMKRTKELANIYYNITPYICAIIIYLVLSFAVDRLFKNIEKRNKVRI is encoded by the coding sequence ATGAATCAATCATTATCAATATTTGTAGAATTGTTAAAAACATTACCTAATGTTGCAATATTGTATGTGTTTACAATCCTATTTTCCGTCCCGTTAGGAATTTTAGGAGCATTAGCATATACAGGGAAAAATAAGACAGTAAAATTTTTTATTTCAGTTTACACTTGGATATTTAGAGGAACTCCTTTAATGCTTCAGTTAATGGTGGTTTATTATGGAATACCGCTTATGAAAATTGGTAGATATAAAGTTGTGTTAGAGCCATATACGGCGGCAACTATTACTTTTATTATAAATTATGCAGCATATCTTGTGGAAATTATGAGAAGTGGAATAGAAAGTATTGATAAAGGACAGCATGAAGCTGCAAAAGTTCTTGGTTATAGTTACTGGCAAAAAATAATATATATTATTTTGCCACAGGCAATAAGAAGAGTACTGCCAACATTGGGAAATGAAGCAATTACACTTATAAAGGATACTTCATTAATCTATGTTCTCGCTGTAACCGAAGTTATGAAGCGTACAAAGGAATTAGCAAACATTTACTATAATATTACGCCATATATTTGTGCAATTATCATTTATCTTGTATTAAGTTTTGCAGTTGATAGATTGTTTAAAAATATTGAGAAAAGAAATAAAGTCAGAATTTAA
- a CDS encoding amino acid ABC transporter ATP-binding protein, whose translation MVEVKNLKKQYGDNIILKDINLHINRGEVVSLIGPSGSGKSTILRCIVDLESITSGEILIEGNNLTDKNVDKKIKKEILLKTGMVFQTFNLFPHLSVRNNIVKTLKLVKKIDTSEAETIAKKMLDLVGLSDKMNSFPNELSGGQKQRVAIARALALQPDILLFDEPTSALDPELVKEVLDIIRKLKEQKITMLIVSHEMNFVREISDRVVVMEKGKILETGTSQQIFENPSSQRVKEFLNTNS comes from the coding sequence ATAGTAGAAGTAAAAAATTTGAAAAAACAATATGGCGATAATATAATTTTAAAAGATATTAATTTACATATTAATAGAGGAGAAGTTGTCTCATTAATAGGGCCTTCTGGAAGTGGAAAATCGACAATTTTACGTTGTATTGTAGATTTAGAGTCGATAACGTCAGGAGAGATTTTGATTGAGGGGAATAATCTGACAGATAAAAATGTAGATAAAAAAATTAAAAAGGAAATCCTGCTAAAAACAGGAATGGTTTTTCAAACTTTTAATTTATTTCCTCATCTATCAGTTAGAAATAATATAGTAAAGACTTTAAAACTAGTAAAAAAAATTGATACATCAGAAGCAGAAACTATTGCAAAAAAAATGCTAGATTTAGTGGGATTATCAGATAAGATGAACAGTTTTCCAAATGAACTTTCAGGAGGTCAGAAACAACGTGTAGCAATAGCAAGAGCATTAGCATTACAGCCAGACATATTACTTTTTGATGAGCCAACTTCAGCACTTGATCCAGAACTTGTAAAAGAGGTACTGGATATAATTAGAAAATTGAAAGAGCAAAAGATAACGATGCTAATTGTAAGTCATGAAATGAACTTTGTTCGTGAAATTTCAGATAGGGTAGTGGTTATGGAAAAAGGTAAAATACTGGAAACAGGGACTTCGCAACAAATTTTTGAAAATCCATCTTCTCAAAGAGTAAAGGAATTTTTAAATACAAATAGTTAA
- a CDS encoding amino acid ABC transporter substrate-binding protein → MKKIMLLMIFALSVLMCSVQKDEKEEKANANGIPKKIVIGLDDSFVPMGFKNEKGEIVGFDIDLARAVAQKLGAEVEFKPINWDSKILDLNGGNIDLIWNGLTITEERKKETEMSKPYFTSHQLIVVKKDSSINEKADLTGKNVGSQTESSGEEAVKKSGEDKKFKEFKTYAQYDQAFMDLDAGRVDAIVADEVLAKYTKKTKETQAKKDLYKILSENYGEEEYGIAAKKGNTKLIEAINKAIEELKTDGTYQKIYSKWFKD, encoded by the coding sequence ATGAAAAAAATAATGTTGCTTATGATTTTTGCATTAAGTGTATTAATGTGCAGTGTCCAGAAGGATGAAAAAGAAGAAAAAGCCAATGCTAACGGTATTCCTAAGAAAATAGTGATTGGGCTTGATGATTCATTTGTTCCGATGGGATTTAAAAATGAAAAAGGAGAGATTGTGGGGTTTGATATTGATTTGGCGAGAGCGGTTGCTCAAAAGTTGGGTGCTGAAGTTGAATTTAAGCCAATAAACTGGGATTCAAAGATACTAGATTTGAATGGTGGAAATATTGATTTAATTTGGAATGGACTTACTATAACAGAGGAAAGAAAAAAAGAAACTGAAATGTCAAAACCTTATTTTACAAGTCATCAGCTTATAGTGGTTAAGAAGGATTCAAGCATTAATGAAAAAGCTGATTTAACAGGAAAAAATGTTGGAAGCCAAACTGAAAGCAGTGGAGAAGAAGCTGTGAAAAAATCAGGTGAGGATAAAAAATTTAAAGAATTTAAAACTTATGCTCAATATGACCAGGCATTTATGGATCTTGATGCAGGGAGAGTTGATGCAATTGTAGCAGATGAAGTGTTGGCAAAATATACTAAAAAGACAAAAGAAACTCAGGCTAAGAAAGATCTTTATAAAATTTTAAGTGAGAACTATGGAGAAGAAGAATATGGAATTGCTGCTAAAAAAGGAAACACAAAATTAATTGAGGCTATAAATAAAGCTATCGAAGAATTGAAAACAGACGGGACTTATCAAAAAATTTATTCAAAGTGGTTTAAAGATTAA